Genomic segment of Cronobacter dublinensis subsp. dublinensis LMG 23823:
ATGTAGTACCGAGGATGTAGGAATTTCGGACGCGGGTTCAACTCCCGCCAGCTCCACCAAATAAAACAAGGGGTTACGCGCAAGCGTAGCCCCTTTTTCTTTGCCCAAGACCACTTTGCGTCCACCACTATCAACGAGCTATAGACATCGCCATTTGACCTAACTTATGTTGGAGATGCTCTAAGGCGTTTGTAATCCAACACAAGGGAACTTTGAAGGGTATGCGCACATTTTTGAATCAGTCCTTGCTCCTGCTTGCTTTATCGCCACTAAGTGTCTGCTCCCATGCTGTAACCTTTAAAATTTACAACAAACAAGGGGTTGAGTGTAATTATAGTATTAATGAACATGGATTCGCTGAAAGTGAAGATAGCGGCCCAAAAGGAACGGGAGTCTGCTGGGATATCGATATGATGAGAAAAGCTGACAAATTTATAAAAGATAAAGCACTCAAAAATGAGACTGCGCAAGACAAAGGCATCAGGCTTATCAAAGCAAGCTTTAATTCATGCTCTTTAGGCTCCTCTACACAATTAACACCTTATGAAAAAGTATTATCATACGCAAAGATCATAAGTGAGTTTAAAGGTGATGGGTACGCCATAAACCGCATATCTGATAGTTTCGAAAAAGGAAAAAATGCCATAGGGGTAGCAGACTTTGAGTTTTGCCAACGTGTAGCACTTTCCCCTTGAGTATCAACGATAATGGGTTTTTTATTGCCACTAAAATTAATCTTTACAAAACAGCAGCTTGTCAGATTGCTTTGCAATCAAAGGCGACAAAATGGCGACACAGAGTTAGTTTGCCTCCATCCAACGATATTCCAGTGCTATTCCGGGCGCTCTGTCTTCACCAGATCGACAAGCCAAGCGATTAGATAAGCCAACGCAAAAAAGCCGACGAACCCGGCCAGCTTCATCAGCCAACCATCTACTATAAACAGACAACCAAAAGCCGCGAAAGCGCAAAGGCAGGTTGTAACCGCCTCGACCATGTTTGCCGCATGATTCCTCACAGATTTAAAAACATTATTTCGCGAGGAGTTTGCACATTTCATTTTCAATACCTTTACACTGAACTGGGTGGCTTTCGATATATATCAGATAGGGTTCAAGTTCACTTTCGACCAGAAAATAAACCATATCTAAATTCATGTAGACAACTTTGTAATAGGTAATCGGATATTTGGTTTTCATCCTTCGGGATGCTCTGGCAGCCTCTTCAATCATGCCTTGTATCATAACAATGTTGAGCGTGAAGGCTGACGCTACGCGAGTGACACGCGTCATGACCTTTCCCATTTTCACCCTATTTATTATGCGTTTAGCAATGTATTGCGAGACAAATGCCTGAGCCCCCATACGGCTACCCAGCTTTGCATCTGAGTAATGCAGCTTATCGTTGATCGCTTTCTTACCTGCATCATCTAATTTCTGATAGAAATCAGTTATCACCATCGTAACCAGTCTTCTAACCGGCTCTTCATTTGATGCGAGGTCTTTGAATGCCCGCATAAATCGCTCGGTTTCATACTCATTGCGCACTTTCAACTCGCGCCCAAAGGCACCTGACCCTTCAACTGTCCTCACGGCGGTTAAATAAAGCCCTTCCGGAAAAGCTGCGAGCCCGTCAACAATTCCCTTCGCTATCAGTTTTGCATCCATAAAACCCATCTCACGAAATATGCGGTAGTGGAAGGTTATCAAAACAGCATATTCTTACCATCTGAACGGCTTAACCTTTCGGATGATTCCTGGAAAATGGAAATCAGCAGTGCAATGTTTAATGAACATTTTTTCAGTTCTGCCGGAGGTGGAAGTTACTGTACATGCCCTGCCGCGTCTGGCTTTTCTCTATATAACGTGCCGTCTGCCATTGCGGCCGAAGCTCCCTTCCTCTGACGTAAAATCAAAAAAATCCAATTAAAACATGCGCATGAATTTTCAGGCAGATCCATCAGCGATCCAAAAAAATGAAAAACACTGAAATTATTTTCAATCATTTCAGTTTCGCTTTTCTGGCAATGCGCCAGCGCTGGCGCGGTCTGACCATGTCGTTTGTAAAAAAACAAAACTGAAAAAATTTTGCGATCCAAAACTTGCAGGCGGGTGCGGTGTAGTGCCGTTTTTGTCTGCGAACGTTTTTTTTGTGGGGCTATGGCTGCGTCAGCGCAACGAGGCGGGCGGGATCTATTTCAGGGGTGGCGGTGCGTGGTTTACGCGCTGCGGGCGCTGTGCGGCGTTCTGGATCGGTTAATGTCGGGCATAAAAAAACCCGCACACTGGCGGGCCTGTAACTTATTGGGACTGTCTTGCATTAAGTATCTTAACCAACTCATCAAGATTAAGATTCCGGTCCGGATAGTTTTTAAGCCATGCCTCGAAAATTACATACATACGCTGATAAATGGGCATACGTGGCGACGGTGAGTAGAAGCTACGCCCAGCGAACCGTTCATATACACCTAACTCATTGGAAAGAAAACTCGCAATACTCTGTAACCGGGCCTCATTATTTCCATCAAATCCGCTAAAGACAGGGTTTCTACCATACGGGGCCGCTTTTTCCTCAAGTATCTGTCGTTCACTGGCGTCTAAAGCCGCTACGCCTTCCTCAATAAAGGACCACATTTCAAGTATATTGCTGACCTCTTTAACTTCGTCAGGTATTTCTCTGTCATTAAACCCAAGATAGCTTCCATATTTCCACGTAATAGCCCACTCGTTTCCGGTATCTATGGCATTACTTATCAGTGTTGAGTCAATACCCTCTTCATATAATTTTAATGAGCGATGTATCTCAGTCAGCAATGTCAAAGACACCTTTTCGGCATCGGTCAGTTTCATAGGGATCTCCTTAACGATACCTGAACGCATTAGATTTGCTTAAAACTTAGACTACTCAGTGTAGCACCGACGCTCTGTTACACCTCTTTGAGCAGGCAGATGTTCACAAATCAGGCAATTATATTTTCATACCGGCTGCGGGTCTGTGCCGCCTCCGCCGCCGTCTGGCTGAACGCGGCGGCAGTGGTCGGCCCGCCGGTGCCAGGGTGTGAATGGCTGGCGCACTGGCTGGCCAGCTGTGCCAGCAGGTCTATGGTATCCAGCATCATCTGCAGCGTGTTAACGCCTTCGCTGCCGATGTGTACCGTTGGCCCCATGATTTGCTGGCCGCCCGCGGCGATGCTTTTACGCAGCTGCGCGATTTTCTCGGTAAGTGCGCCATCGGTCTGCGTCTCGATGCCGCCCTTCACGTGCGTTTTCTGCTGGCCGTCAATTTCAGCTTCGGCATCGCCTTCCACGCGGGCCAGAAATTTGCCGCTGGCCGCGATGGCGTAATCGCCGGTGGCCACGTGCTGAACGGCTCCGGCCAACAGGCTGACGGTACCCAGTACCGTGGTTTTATCCGTGGCTTTTACCGTGGTTTCACGGCTGACCAGCTCGCGGCGCTCCCGGTCTGCGGTCACTTCGCGGCTCATTGATGTTTCACTGATGGTCTGGTCAGT
This window contains:
- a CDS encoding YfbU family protein, with the translated sequence MKLTDAEKVSLTLLTEIHRSLKLYEEGIDSTLISNAIDTGNEWAITWKYGSYLGFNDREIPDEVKEVSNILEMWSFIEEGVAALDASERQILEEKAAPYGRNPVFSGFDGNNEARLQSIASFLSNELGVYERFAGRSFYSPSPRMPIYQRMYVIFEAWLKNYPDRNLNLDELVKILNARQSQ